The Thioalkalivibrio sulfidiphilus HL-EbGr7 genome includes a window with the following:
- the soxB gene encoding thiosulfohydrolase SoxB: MNLSRREFLQVLAAASAAGFSLTGCGNGSEQAANGVRTATGPSNPYELAPFGNVSILHYTDCHGQLLPIYFREPNINLGVGEMNGRPPHIVGTRFLEYYNIDHPSLWSHAYTFLDFVELAEKYGKVGGFAHFATLLKNVRAQRPGALLLDGGDTWGGGSGTGLWTNAQDMVDIQKMIGVDVMTGHWEYTFGAQRVQEIVENDFAGHIDFVAQNVVDADWGERIFKPYVIKNQNGVNVAVIGQSFPYTPIANPRHMVEGWSFGIRHNQMQEVVNEARAEGAEVVVVLSHNGMDVDIKMASLVDGIDAIMGGHTHDAVPRPLEVKSPNGHTCLVTNAGSNTKFLGVLDLDVRGGKIQGYKYKLLPVFANLIEPDREVADYISNMRNQTVTYDGETFNMQEKLSEELAEAEDLLYRRGNFNGTFDQVICDALIEQVDAEIAFSPGFRWGTTVLPGQKITFEHVMDQTGLTYPAVTRNAMSGEMLKTILEDVADNLFNEDPFLQQGGDMVRVGGLKYAIDPTKRIGERITDMELNGKPIDPSKSYVVAGWASVSEEPPGDTGRKIWDVTAEYLRDHKSIRVSELNTPVIRGMDGNLGLEK, encoded by the coding sequence AGTGCCGCCGGCTTCAGCCTCACCGGCTGCGGCAACGGCTCAGAGCAGGCCGCCAATGGCGTGCGCACGGCGACGGGGCCGAGCAACCCCTACGAGCTGGCCCCCTTCGGCAATGTCAGCATCCTGCACTACACCGACTGCCACGGTCAGCTGCTGCCCATCTACTTCCGCGAACCCAACATCAACCTGGGCGTGGGCGAGATGAACGGCCGTCCTCCGCATATCGTGGGCACGCGCTTCCTCGAGTACTACAACATTGACCACCCCAGCCTCTGGTCCCACGCCTACACCTTCCTGGACTTCGTGGAACTGGCCGAGAAATACGGCAAGGTGGGCGGCTTTGCCCATTTCGCCACCCTGCTCAAGAACGTGCGTGCCCAGCGTCCAGGCGCCCTGCTGCTTGACGGCGGCGACACCTGGGGCGGCGGCTCCGGCACCGGCCTGTGGACCAACGCCCAGGACATGGTAGACATCCAGAAGATGATCGGCGTGGATGTCATGACCGGTCACTGGGAGTACACCTTCGGCGCCCAGCGCGTGCAGGAGATCGTGGAGAACGACTTCGCCGGCCACATCGACTTCGTGGCCCAGAACGTGGTCGACGCCGACTGGGGCGAGCGCATCTTCAAGCCCTACGTGATCAAGAACCAGAACGGCGTGAACGTGGCCGTGATCGGTCAGTCCTTCCCCTACACCCCCATCGCCAACCCCCGTCACATGGTGGAAGGCTGGTCCTTCGGCATCCGCCACAACCAGATGCAGGAAGTCGTCAATGAGGCCCGCGCCGAGGGCGCCGAGGTGGTGGTGGTGCTGTCCCACAACGGCATGGACGTGGACATCAAGATGGCCAGCCTGGTGGACGGCATCGACGCCATCATGGGCGGCCACACCCACGACGCCGTGCCCAGGCCGCTGGAGGTCAAGAGCCCCAATGGCCACACCTGCCTGGTCACCAACGCCGGCTCCAACACCAAGTTCCTGGGCGTGCTGGATCTGGACGTGCGCGGCGGCAAGATCCAGGGCTACAAGTACAAGCTGCTGCCCGTGTTCGCCAACCTGATCGAGCCGGACCGCGAAGTGGCCGACTACATCAGCAACATGCGCAACCAGACGGTCACCTACGACGGCGAGACCTTCAACATGCAGGAAAAGCTGTCCGAGGAACTGGCCGAAGCCGAAGACCTGCTGTACCGCCGCGGCAACTTCAACGGCACCTTCGACCAGGTGATCTGCGATGCGCTGATCGAGCAGGTGGACGCCGAGATCGCCTTCTCCCCGGGCTTCCGCTGGGGCACCACCGTGCTGCCGGGCCAGAAGATCACCTTCGAGCACGTCATGGACCAGACCGGCCTGACCTACCCCGCCGTGACCCGCAATGCCATGTCCGGCGAGATGCTCAAGACCATCCTCGAGGACGTGGCCGACAACCTGTTCAACGAAGACCCCTTCCTGCAGCAGGGCGGCGACATGGTGCGCGTGGGCGGCCTGAAGTACGCCATCGACCCCACCAAGCGCATCGGCGAGCGCATCACCGACATGGAGCTCAACGGCAAGCCCATCGACCCCAGCAAGTCCTACGTGGTGGCCGGCTGGGCCAGCGTCTCCGAGGAACCCCCGGGCGACACCGGCCGCAAGATCTGGGACGTGACCGCCGAATACCTGCGTGATCACAAGAGCATCCGCGTGAGCGAGCTCAACACCCCCGTGATCCGCGGCATGGACGGCAACCTGGGTCTGGAAAAGTAA
- a CDS encoding YeeE/YedE family protein: MVFESFSTAAAVVLGVTFVLAFIMGAVANKTNFCTMGAVSDWVNMGDLGRMRSWVLAIAVAMLGVVVFESMGLVNADGAFPPYRAGQFAWVEHLLGGLLFGIGMTYASGCGNKTLVRVGGGNIKSLMVLLIIAVIAYFMINPLPGSSNTLYSLLFYGWTNPLAVNLGSGQDLGSLVASGEGAVTARLIIGGILGLVLLFWVFKSADFRSTRDNIIGGLVIGAVVVSAWYITSNVQVGDDMDAYELRAYVQEWDFLADDPEGRPAEAMPWSSQSFTFINPMGQSLRYVASGFDNAVLYFGVIALFGVIVGSLFWALVSKSFRIEWFASFRDFVNHFIGAILMGFGGVLAMGCTIGQGITGISTLALGGFLTFASIVLGSALTMKVQYYKMVYEDEATFFKALITGLVDLKLLPSSMRKLEAI, encoded by the coding sequence ATGGTTTTCGAAAGCTTCTCGACCGCAGCCGCGGTCGTGCTGGGTGTCACCTTCGTCCTGGCGTTCATCATGGGCGCCGTGGCCAACAAGACCAACTTCTGCACCATGGGCGCGGTCTCCGACTGGGTCAACATGGGCGACCTGGGCCGCATGCGTTCCTGGGTCCTGGCCATCGCCGTGGCCATGCTGGGCGTGGTGGTGTTCGAGTCCATGGGCCTGGTCAACGCCGACGGCGCCTTCCCTCCCTACCGTGCCGGCCAGTTTGCCTGGGTTGAGCACCTGCTGGGCGGCCTGCTGTTCGGCATCGGCATGACCTACGCCAGTGGCTGCGGCAACAAGACCCTGGTGCGTGTGGGTGGCGGCAACATCAAGTCGCTCATGGTGCTGCTGATCATCGCCGTGATCGCCTACTTCATGATTAACCCCCTGCCGGGTTCTTCCAACACCCTGTACTCCCTGCTGTTCTACGGCTGGACCAACCCGCTCGCCGTCAATCTGGGCAGCGGTCAGGATCTGGGTTCCCTGGTGGCCAGCGGCGAAGGTGCCGTCACCGCCCGCCTGATCATCGGTGGCATCCTCGGCCTGGTCCTGCTGTTCTGGGTATTCAAGTCCGCGGATTTCCGCAGCACCCGCGATAACATCATCGGCGGCCTGGTGATCGGTGCCGTGGTGGTGAGTGCCTGGTACATCACCAGCAACGTGCAGGTGGGCGATGACATGGACGCGTACGAACTACGCGCCTACGTGCAGGAGTGGGACTTCCTGGCCGATGACCCCGAGGGTCGTCCCGCCGAGGCCATGCCCTGGTCCAGCCAGTCCTTCACTTTCATCAACCCTATGGGCCAGTCCCTGCGCTACGTGGCCTCCGGCTTCGATAACGCGGTGCTCTACTTCGGCGTGATCGCCCTGTTTGGGGTGATCGTGGGCTCCCTGTTCTGGGCCCTGGTGAGCAAGAGCTTCCGCATCGAGTGGTTCGCCTCCTTCCGGGACTTCGTGAACCACTTCATCGGCGCCATCCTGATGGGCTTCGGCGGCGTGCTGGCCATGGGCTGCACCATCGGCCAGGGCATCACCGGCATCTCCACCCTCGCCCTGGGCGGCTTCCTGACCTTTGCCTCCATCGTCCTGGGTTCCGCGCTCACCATGAAGGTGCAGTACTACAAGATGGTCTATGAAGACGAGGCCACCTTCTTCAAGGCCCTGATCACCGGCCTGGTGGACCTCAAGCTGCTGCCCTCGAGCATGCGCAAGCTGGAAGCCATCTGA
- the queC gene encoding 7-cyano-7-deazaguanine synthase QueC yields MSSAQRNAVVLLSGGMDSATVLAIAREQGYVCHALSFRYGQRHRAELDAAARVAKSQGAVRHQVVDLDLSLFGGSALTDSRIDLPETPSEGIPVTYVPARNTVFLSVALAWAEVLPARDIFIGVNAVDYSGYPDCRPAFIEAFERLANLATRAGVEGRQLSIHAPLQYLSKADIIRRGTELGVDFAETVTCYGADAKGLACGVCDACRLRAQGFADAGLPDVTRYRRKV; encoded by the coding sequence ATGTCTTCAGCCCAAAGAAACGCTGTCGTCCTCCTTTCCGGCGGCATGGATTCCGCCACGGTGCTCGCCATCGCCCGGGAGCAGGGCTATGTCTGTCATGCCTTGAGTTTTCGCTACGGGCAGCGTCACCGGGCGGAACTGGACGCCGCGGCCCGGGTGGCCAAATCCCAGGGTGCAGTGCGCCACCAGGTGGTGGACCTGGATCTCTCCCTGTTCGGCGGTTCTGCACTCACTGACAGCCGCATCGACCTGCCCGAGACACCCAGTGAGGGCATCCCCGTCACCTACGTGCCTGCCCGCAACACGGTGTTCCTGTCCGTGGCGCTCGCCTGGGCGGAGGTGCTGCCGGCCCGGGACATCTTCATCGGTGTGAATGCGGTGGACTATTCCGGCTACCCGGACTGCCGGCCGGCCTTCATCGAGGCCTTCGAACGCCTGGCCAACCTGGCCACCCGGGCCGGGGTGGAAGGACGGCAGCTCAGTATCCACGCGCCGCTGCAGTACCTGAGCAAGGCCGACATCATCCGGCGCGGCACCGAGCTGGGGGTGGATTTCGCCGAAACGGTGACCTGCTACGGCGCAGATGCCAAGGGTCTGGCCTGCGGGGTCTGTGATGCCTGCCGGTTGCGGGCCCAGGGATTCGCTGACGCGGGCCTGCCCGATGTGACGCGCTATCGGCGCAAGGTGTAA
- the queE gene encoding 7-carboxy-7-deazaguanine synthase QueE, translated as MSIHAPSPAPVTPQAERLRITEIFLSLQGESRSVGWPTVFVRLTGCPLRCGYCDTEYAFTGGEWMSLEAVLAQVASHGVHHVTVTGGEPLAQRACLELLTRLCDAGYEVSLETSGALDVAAVDPRVVKVMDLKTPASGEAGRNRYENLGYLSLKDQVKFVICDRADYEWARQTVATHDLTARCEVLFSPSYGQLAPRDLADWIVADRLPVRFQLQLHKILWGEEQGR; from the coding sequence ATGTCCATCCACGCCCCCAGCCCCGCGCCCGTCACGCCCCAGGCAGAGCGCCTGCGCATCACCGAGATCTTCCTCTCCCTGCAGGGGGAGTCCCGCAGCGTGGGCTGGCCCACGGTGTTCGTGCGCCTGACCGGCTGCCCGCTGCGCTGCGGCTACTGCGACACCGAATACGCCTTCACCGGCGGTGAGTGGATGAGTCTGGAGGCGGTGCTGGCGCAGGTGGCGTCCCACGGTGTGCATCACGTGACCGTCACCGGCGGTGAGCCCCTGGCCCAGCGCGCCTGCCTGGAACTGCTGACCCGGCTGTGCGATGCCGGCTACGAGGTCTCCCTGGAGACCAGCGGTGCCCTGGATGTGGCCGCCGTGGACCCCCGGGTGGTGAAGGTCATGGACCTCAAGACCCCGGCGTCCGGTGAGGCGGGGCGCAACCGCTACGAGAACCTGGGTTATCTTTCCCTCAAGGATCAGGTCAAATTCGTGATCTGCGACCGGGCCGACTACGAGTGGGCCAGGCAGACTGTGGCGACCCATGACCTGACTGCTCGCTGCGAGGTGCTGTTCTCCCCCAGCTACGGCCAGCTGGCGCCGAGAGACCTGGCCGACTGGATCGTCGCCGATCGGCTGCCGGTGCGTTTCCAGCTGCAGTTGCACAAGATCCTGTGGGGGGAAGAGCAGGGAAGGTAG
- the ybgF gene encoding tol-pal system protein YbgF → MSRARIAAGLCLGASLLVPGLAPAQQQGAMPDPRVLDARIERLERLMDNQTLMDMMRRLEALEQDVRALRGDTEANAHEIDTLRARQRELYLDVDRRLQTLEEGGVPAASAAPSAAVPGPETPAQPVAPAAASSGNSAEEQQSYRAAFDLLREGRYEQSVSAFRRFLEAYPESGLASNAQYWLGEAKYVSRDFPSALTEFEKVLRQYPDSNKVADAQLKLGFTHYELGQWDKARETLEQVRRDHAGSAVARLAEQRLQRMRDEGR, encoded by the coding sequence GTGAGCCGGGCGCGCATCGCCGCGGGCCTGTGCCTGGGCGCCAGCCTGCTGGTGCCCGGGCTTGCGCCCGCACAGCAGCAGGGGGCCATGCCTGACCCGCGCGTGCTCGATGCCCGTATCGAGCGCCTGGAACGCCTCATGGACAACCAGACGCTCATGGACATGATGCGTCGACTCGAGGCCCTGGAGCAGGACGTGCGTGCCCTGCGCGGCGACACCGAGGCCAATGCCCACGAGATCGACACGCTGCGCGCCCGCCAGCGTGAGCTTTACCTGGACGTGGACCGCAGGCTCCAGACACTCGAGGAGGGCGGCGTACCGGCCGCCTCCGCTGCGCCCTCGGCCGCAGTGCCGGGTCCCGAGACGCCCGCACAGCCGGTGGCACCGGCTGCGGCGAGCAGCGGCAATTCGGCCGAGGAACAGCAGTCCTATCGTGCGGCCTTCGATCTGCTCCGGGAGGGTCGCTACGAGCAGTCGGTGAGCGCGTTCCGTCGCTTCCTCGAGGCCTATCCCGAGAGCGGTCTTGCCTCCAATGCCCAGTACTGGCTGGGCGAGGCCAAGTACGTGAGCCGGGATTTCCCCTCGGCACTCACCGAGTTCGAGAAGGTGCTCAGGCAGTATCCCGACAGCAACAAGGTGGCCGACGCCCAGCTCAAGCTGGGCTTCACCCACTACGAGCTGGGCCAGTGGGACAAGGCCCGGGAGACCCTGGAGCAGGTGCGACGCGACCATGCCGGCAGTGCCGTGGCGCGGTTGGCGGAACAGCGCCTGCAGCGCATGCGTGACGAAGGAAGGTGA
- the pal gene encoding peptidoglycan-associated lipoprotein Pal: MIAMLRLAVILMLALVLGACARATKPGEEPAPGTDPSMRPVPDSGIEALPLDRDGMLGMDALSDPASPLANRIIYFEFDRSDIKPEFEEVIIAHGRFLAQNPNMQVRAEGHTDERGTREYNLGLGERRAQAVQRMLMLQGARADQIQVVSYGEEMPVAFGRDEESWAQNRRVELVYDRAGM; encoded by the coding sequence ATGATTGCCATGCTTCGCCTTGCCGTGATCCTGATGCTGGCCCTGGTCCTGGGCGCCTGCGCCCGCGCCACCAAACCCGGCGAGGAGCCGGCCCCGGGCACCGATCCTTCCATGCGCCCGGTGCCTGATTCGGGCATCGAGGCCCTGCCCCTGGACCGCGACGGAATGCTCGGCATGGATGCCCTGAGCGATCCCGCCAGTCCGCTGGCCAACCGCATCATCTACTTCGAATTCGACCGCAGTGACATCAAGCCGGAGTTCGAGGAAGTGATCATCGCCCACGGCCGCTTCCTGGCCCAGAATCCCAACATGCAGGTGCGTGCCGAGGGTCATACCGACGAACGCGGTACCCGCGAATACAACCTGGGCCTGGGCGAGCGCCGTGCCCAGGCGGTACAGCGCATGCTCATGCTGCAGGGTGCCCGCGCCGACCAGATCCAGGTGGTGAGCTACGGCGAGGAGATGCCCGTGGCCTTTGGCCGGGACGAGGAATCCTGGGCCCAGAACCGCCGCGTGGAACTGGTCTATGACCGGGCGGGCATGTGA
- the tolB gene encoding Tol-Pal system beta propeller repeat protein TolB: MIPMPKMIRSLLLLFCLLPLGAQAALEIRITQGVEGAMPIAIVPFGWEGPGARPPEDIGAIIQANLHRSGQFSPMEQGRMPQRPTRGQDVNFQVWRGAGVDYVVIGRLVPAGADRFNVQFQLFDTVRGRQVTGYSIPASSSQLRRAAHMASDIIYQQITGVRGAFNTRVAYVSVTREGGEQRFALQVADADGHNPRTIFRSRQPILSPVWSPDGRRLAYVSFENRNSEIYVQDIDGAQRERIASFQGINSAPAWSPDGRRMALTLSRDGQPDIYVMNLADRSLLRVTNSRSIDTEPEWTPDGRNLLFTSDRAGNPQIYEQSLSGGQPRRLTFDGRYNGNPTLSPDGRLVAMVNGDGGRFRIAVLDRQTRQFRLLTDGRLDEAPSFAPNGSMIIYATAGRGGQGELAAVSADGRVRQSLVLQEGEVREPAWSPFLD; this comes from the coding sequence ATGATCCCGATGCCCAAGATGATCCGAAGCCTGCTTCTCCTGTTCTGCCTGCTGCCCCTCGGCGCCCAGGCAGCGCTGGAGATTCGAATCACCCAGGGTGTGGAAGGTGCCATGCCCATCGCCATCGTGCCCTTCGGCTGGGAGGGCCCGGGCGCCCGCCCGCCGGAGGACATCGGCGCCATCATCCAGGCCAACCTGCACCGCAGCGGCCAGTTCTCGCCCATGGAGCAGGGTCGCATGCCCCAGCGGCCCACCCGGGGCCAGGACGTGAACTTCCAGGTCTGGCGCGGGGCCGGGGTGGATTACGTGGTGATCGGCCGCCTGGTGCCCGCCGGGGCGGATCGTTTCAACGTGCAGTTCCAGCTGTTCGACACGGTGCGCGGCCGGCAGGTGACCGGCTACAGCATACCGGCATCGTCCAGCCAGCTGCGCCGCGCCGCCCACATGGCCAGCGACATCATTTACCAGCAGATCACCGGGGTGCGCGGTGCCTTCAACACCCGGGTGGCCTATGTGAGCGTCACCCGCGAGGGCGGTGAGCAGCGCTTCGCCCTGCAGGTGGCCGATGCCGACGGCCACAACCCGCGCACCATCTTCCGCTCCCGCCAGCCCATCCTGTCGCCGGTTTGGTCGCCGGACGGCCGGCGCCTGGCCTACGTGTCCTTCGAGAACCGCAACTCGGAGATCTACGTCCAGGACATCGACGGCGCCCAGCGCGAACGCATCGCCAGTTTCCAGGGCATCAACAGCGCCCCGGCCTGGTCGCCGGACGGCCGGCGCATGGCCCTGACCCTGTCCCGGGACGGCCAGCCCGATATCTACGTCATGAACCTTGCCGACCGCAGTCTTCTGCGCGTGACCAACAGCCGCTCCATCGACACCGAGCCGGAGTGGACGCCCGACGGCCGCAACCTGCTGTTCACCTCGGACCGGGCCGGGAATCCGCAGATCTACGAACAGAGTCTCAGCGGCGGTCAGCCCCGGCGGTTAACGTTTGACGGCCGTTACAACGGCAACCCGACCCTCTCCCCGGACGGCCGCCTAGTGGCCATGGTCAACGGTGATGGCGGGCGTTTCCGCATCGCGGTGCTGGATCGCCAGACCCGCCAGTTCCGCCTGCTCACCGACGGCCGCCTGGACGAGGCACCGAGCTTCGCACCCAACGGCAGCATGATCATCTACGCCACCGCAGGCCGGGGCGGCCAGGGCGAACTGGCCGCGGTCAGCGCCGATGGCCGCGTGCGCCAGAGCCTGGTTCTGCAGGAGGGCGAGGTGCGCGAGCCGGCCTGGTCACCGTTTCTCGATTGA
- the tolA gene encoding cell envelope integrity protein TolA, whose translation MWQTLREHPRILGTVAGIHLLLLAVMLLGFEFTPRSKASVMEISVADAEPVQVIEAVAVDARSFDRIEEQKREAERQRVEAERQRRLDEERRRAEAERQRQEEARRQEQARQEAERRRQAEAEAERRRQEEARRQAEAERQRQEEQRRQEEARRQAEAERQRQAEAERQRRLEEERRAEEARRQAALAAEERRLQEAAAQRAREEEARRQAARQAQLDSQRQQYMAAIRSAVERAWLRPADHQSGQRAVVFVRQAPGGFIQEVRIESCTGNPAFCRSVEAAVRRAEPLPSPPDPELFAREIRFTFEPS comes from the coding sequence ATGTGGCAGACGCTTAGGGAGCATCCGCGCATCCTGGGAACCGTGGCCGGCATCCACCTGCTGTTGCTGGCGGTGATGCTGCTCGGTTTCGAGTTCACGCCCCGCAGCAAGGCCTCGGTGATGGAGATCTCCGTGGCGGATGCCGAGCCGGTACAGGTAATCGAGGCGGTGGCCGTGGATGCGCGCAGCTTCGATCGCATCGAGGAGCAGAAGCGCGAGGCCGAACGTCAGCGTGTCGAGGCGGAACGCCAGCGGCGCCTGGATGAGGAACGCCGCCGCGCCGAGGCGGAGCGCCAGCGCCAGGAGGAGGCCCGCAGACAGGAGCAGGCCCGCCAGGAAGCGGAGCGTCGCCGCCAGGCGGAGGCCGAGGCCGAACGTCGCCGCCAGGAAGAGGCACGGCGCCAGGCCGAGGCCGAGCGTCAGCGTCAGGAGGAGCAGCGACGTCAGGAAGAGGCGCGTCGCCAGGCCGAAGCGGAGCGCCAGCGTCAGGCGGAGGCGGAACGCCAGCGGCGACTGGAAGAGGAACGCCGCGCCGAGGAGGCACGCCGTCAGGCGGCCCTGGCGGCTGAGGAGCGCCGTCTGCAGGAGGCCGCCGCGCAGCGTGCCCGGGAGGAGGAGGCGCGCCGCCAGGCGGCCCGGCAGGCGCAGCTGGACAGCCAGCGCCAGCAGTACATGGCGGCCATCCGCAGCGCCGTGGAAAGGGCCTGGCTGCGGCCGGCGGACCACCAGTCTGGGCAGCGTGCGGTGGTGTTCGTGCGCCAGGCGCCGGGCGGTTTCATCCAGGAGGTGCGCATCGAGAGCTGCACCGGCAACCCGGCCTTCTGCCGTTCCGTGGAGGCGGCGGTGCGCCGGGCGGAACCCCTGCCCAGTCCGCCCGACCCGGAACTGTTCGCCCGGGAGATCCGTTTCACCTTCGAACCCAGTTAA
- the tolR gene encoding protein TolR yields the protein MAVAKDRGGRRRPMSQINVVPFIDVMLVLLIIFMVTAPLLQQGVEVDLPQAQAETMEPDPERGEPVVVTVSRDGQMSLNQGPQVNVPLEPRDLGEIVAGLLAQRPNTQVYVRGDRNVDYGRVVDAMVTVQAAGVSRVGLITDPAESER from the coding sequence ATGGCGGTAGCCAAGGATCGCGGCGGCCGTCGCCGCCCCATGTCCCAGATCAACGTGGTGCCGTTCATCGACGTGATGCTGGTGCTGCTGATCATCTTCATGGTCACCGCGCCGCTGCTGCAGCAGGGCGTGGAGGTGGACCTGCCCCAGGCCCAGGCCGAGACCATGGAACCGGATCCGGAACGCGGCGAACCGGTGGTGGTCACCGTCTCCCGGGACGGGCAGATGAGCCTCAACCAGGGTCCCCAGGTGAACGTGCCCCTGGAGCCCCGGGATCTGGGCGAGATCGTCGCCGGCCTGCTGGCCCAGCGTCCCAACACCCAGGTGTACGTGCGTGGCGACCGCAACGTGGACTATGGCCGGGTGGTGGATGCCATGGTCACGGTGCAGGCCGCCGGCGTCTCCCGGGTGGGACTGATCACCGATCCGGCCGAGTCGGAGCGGTGA
- the tolQ gene encoding protein TolQ codes for MSVDLSLYRLILEASFIVQLVMLILVVMSVLSWTVMIIKWRVLRDTRAATDEFEERFWSGVDLAHLYEGIRRKSEVTGLEHVFMAGFKEFLRGRKHRSDRGATLGESAQRSMRVAVSREVDGLESYLSFLATVGSTSPYIGLFGTVWGIMHAFIGLSGAQQATLAMVAPGIAEALIATALGLFAAIPAVIAYNRFSDDVDRIVTRYDNFTEEFTSLLQRQAPATEESA; via the coding sequence GTGAGCGTTGATCTTTCCCTGTACCGCCTGATCCTGGAAGCCAGCTTCATCGTGCAGCTGGTGATGCTCATCCTGGTGGTCATGTCTGTCCTGTCCTGGACGGTGATGATCATCAAGTGGCGCGTGCTGCGCGACACCCGTGCCGCCACCGACGAGTTCGAGGAACGCTTCTGGTCCGGCGTGGACCTGGCCCATCTCTACGAGGGCATCCGGCGCAAGAGCGAGGTCACCGGGCTTGAGCACGTGTTCATGGCCGGCTTCAAGGAATTCCTGCGCGGCCGCAAGCACCGCAGTGACCGGGGCGCGACCCTGGGTGAATCCGCGCAGCGTTCCATGCGCGTGGCGGTATCACGGGAAGTGGACGGCCTGGAGAGTTATCTCTCCTTCCTCGCCACGGTCGGTTCCACCAGCCCCTACATCGGCCTGTTCGGTACCGTGTGGGGCATCATGCACGCCTTCATCGGCCTGTCCGGCGCGCAGCAGGCAACGCTCGCCATGGTGGCGCCCGGCATCGCCGAGGCGCTCATCGCCACCGCGCTCGGCCTGTTCGCCGCCATCCCGGCGGTGATCGCCTACAACCGTTTCTCCGACGACGTGGACCGCATCGTCACCCGCTACGACAACTTCACCGAGGAGTTCACCTCCCTGTTGCAGCGCCAGGCGCCGGCCACGGAGGAATCCGCCTGA
- the ybgC gene encoding tol-pal system-associated acyl-CoA thioesterase yields the protein MSRAPGSFVWPVRVYYEDTDAGGVVFYANYLRFMERARTEWLRSLGFDQARLMEQQGVLFAVRSVQVDYLRPARLDDRLEVTATISQRGRASLVFAQTVERLRESDAPELLCRGEVKIACLDAGGFRPVSVPENILKALSDPEVETRER from the coding sequence ATGAGCCGCGCGCCCGGCAGCTTCGTCTGGCCCGTGCGTGTCTACTACGAGGACACCGATGCCGGCGGCGTGGTGTTCTATGCCAATTACCTGCGCTTCATGGAGCGTGCCCGAACCGAATGGCTGCGCAGCCTCGGTTTCGATCAGGCGCGGCTCATGGAACAGCAGGGTGTGCTGTTCGCCGTGCGCTCGGTGCAGGTGGACTACCTGCGCCCCGCCCGGCTGGACGATCGGCTCGAAGTCACCGCGACCATCAGTCAGCGGGGACGCGCGAGCCTGGTATTCGCACAGACGGTGGAGCGACTGCGGGAATCGGACGCGCCGGAACTGTTATGCCGCGGCGAGGTCAAGATTGCCTGTCTGGATGCAGGCGGTTTCAGACCCGTGAGCGTTCCTGAAAACATTCTCAAAGCCCTGTCGGACCCGGAGGTCGAGACACGTGAGCGTTGA